From Antechinus flavipes isolate AdamAnt ecotype Samford, QLD, Australia chromosome 1, AdamAnt_v2, whole genome shotgun sequence:
GGCTCTAAATGATTCTGGGTAAATCCTTTTAACTTTCAGGATTCCCAATCCAAGATCAGAAGCAGGTGCTGTTGGAGGACATTTCCTTACTGGTCATTATCTCCCAGTTCAtgtccagagagaaaactatgtgATGTGCCTTTATCTTTTTATCCATCTCAAAGCCTAACTCCTGCCCTCATGGAACCTTTAATTAAAGAGTGAGTGGAGAAGAAGACTCTCTGGCTTTGCAGCAAACTGGGAGTCCCTGGAAGGACTTTGGAGCCACTGCCTGAGGACGGTTCTTGGTTCCAAGTCAGGGATCTGGGCTGAAGAAAACCCTCAAAAAAGGAGCATGGATGCTGTCAAACTAGTCCAGAATCTCCAGCAGGAGACCACCTGCAGCGTCTGCCTGACATTCTTCTCAAAGCCTGTCACCCTTGCCTGTGGGCACAGCTTTTGCCAAATGTGTCTGACCAGAAGCATGGGAAATGAGGTCACATATTTCACTTGCCCCGAATGCAGGAAAATCTCCCACAACTTCTCTGGCCTCAATGTGCGCCTGTCAAAGCTGCTGGCTGTCTGTAAGAATCTCAATCCTCAGAACCTGAAGAATCCTGTAGGACAAAAATACTGTCAGAAGCACCAGCAAGTCCCCAAGCTCTTCTGTAAGGAGGACCAGATCTCCCTCTGTATATCTTGTGCTGAAGGTCAGGAGCATGCAGCTCACACCTTTTCTCCCATTAAAGAGGCTGCTCAGAACTGCAGGAAAAAGCTCAAAGACACTGTACCTCATTTGAGAAAGAAGATCAAGGaatggaagaaactgaaatcttCAAAGAAGGATAAACTAGATAAAATGTGGAGAAAGTTAATTAGAGGAGAATATGCAATAATTCATCAATTCCTCtatgaggaggagaagaaatataTGGACAGATTGAAATATGAtgaatacaagtcttcccagCTAAGGGACAACTACTGTAAGACAATAAATCAACATGCGAAAAACATGGAAGATACTCTCCAAGAGATAGATGAAACAACATGCAGACCAGATTTGGACCTGCTTGAGGAAAGCAAAGAGCTGTTGACAACAAGTGAGTCACTGCTCTCTGAAAAACCAGAGTCTTTCACTCTGCAATTAAGAAAATATCCTGTCACTGGGATGAGGAACTGTCTAGAGAAATTCAAAGTAAATATCACTATGGATCCTGTGACAGCCAGTAACTTCGTGGTTATATCCGAGGATTTGAAGAAGGTAAAACATGGAGATAACTGTCCAGAGCAGTCCAACTGCCCTGAaaaatttccttattattttgtctttgctGAGCAATCATTTGATTCTGGCATCTACTACTGGGAGGTGGATGTGAAGGAGCAACCTCAATGGGCACTGGGGTTAGCCACCAAGTCCCTCAGGAAGAGGAAGACCACACAGTACTCAGTTGAATATCTATACATACTTTGCTTcgagaagagaggaaataaattctaCCTCGTCACCCGACCAGGATCAGTTTGACAGCAAATGAAAGACCCCATTTCTATAATTGGCATCTATCTGAATTATACTGAAAGAACCCTTCTGTTCTATGATGCCATCAATGCCTCCCTCATCTATGGAATGCACATTATGCCACTCACCACGCCTGTCAagcctctcttctctccttgtcCCCCTATGCCAGGAACAACAGTTGGTTATATGAAAATCTGTCCACTGTAAGGTAGCCTTTAAGAATCAAGGCTCgccataaaatgtaaaaaaacaataataataataataataataataataataataatagtcacagGCAGAGATACATAACGTTCAGCCTCTATAGAAGAATCTTTCCTTAGGAGTCCATGAGACATTTGCTAGCAAGTTTGCCTGCCTACTGCAATACAATTCAAGGATATCATTCCCAAGTGGTTCATTTTCCATTGTTAGATTTTGTTATAAAAAAATGAGCTTTTTATTTGTCACTCCTACTGAATTATGTACTTTTTGCAAGAGCTGAATTGCCTTAAATTCCAATGGAGGGGATCTAGGTCAGAGGTTTCTTCCCTCAGGAAAAAGTTGCCCTGACTGGATTATGTTCCATTTATAAACAGCAATTAGATTTTCCAGTTGGGTTTGGTTCTGTCCAACCTCCTAAAGGAGCTTGTGCTTTGTTGAGCTGGGATTAATCTTTTCACTCAACTATGCCCTTCTAAGACTGACTGACTTTCCCAGGAATTGGGTCCTAATGGAAGTAGGAGGATtgcaaattaattattaatatgattGTGTCATTTCTCACTAGCAATAgctgaggcagaaagaaattgaaagaatagaGATAGAAGATAAAACGCCCTATTTACAAATGATCTGATGATTTCCTTGGAAAATCCAAGATAAAAAATAGCAAAGGTAACTGAAACAATAGCTTTAGCACAGTTCCAGGATGCAAAAAAAATCGTGAATTATCCATAGctttttggggtttgtttttattatatagaaatgctattttaaaGGGAAACCCCattccaaataattaaaatatctgGAGATTCATCAAAGCATTTGTgcaaaattgattaaaatattcattaaaagaaaaaaaaaaagagtgagtgGAATGCATGGAG
This genomic window contains:
- the LOC127547358 gene encoding E3 ubiquitin-protein ligase TRIM11-like, which gives rise to MDAVKLVQNLQQETTCSVCLTFFSKPVTLACGHSFCQMCLTRSMGNEVTYFTCPECRKISHNFSGLNVRLSKLLAVCKNLNPQNLKNPVGQKYCQKHQQVPKLFCKEDQISLCISCAEGQEHAAHTFSPIKEAAQNCRKKLKDTVPHLRKKIKEWKKLKSSKKDKLDKMWRKLIRGEYAIIHQFLYEEEKKYMDRLKYDEYKSSQLRDNYCKTINQHAKNMEDTLQEIDETTCRPDLDLLEESKELLTTSESLLSEKPESFTLQLRKYPVTGMRNCLEKFKVNITMDPVTASNFVVISEDLKKVKHGDNCPEQSNCPEKFPYYFVFAEQSFDSGIYYWEVDVKEQPQWALGLATKSLRKRKTTQYSVEYLYILCFEKRGNKFYLVTRPGSV